Part of the Acidimicrobiia bacterium genome, CACCGCAGAAAGGTCATCAAGCCCGCCAGTGGGGTTAGCGGGGGTATTTACCCAAAGTGCCAAAGCCCGCTCGATGTCGCTAGGAGAAATGGCTGCTAAGTCGAGCTGCCAGTTTTCATTGACCGGAACTGGCAACGCACGACAACCCGCTAACTGCGCACCCATGGCGTAGGTGGGATAGCTAATTTCAGGGTACAAAACGGTGTCTTTTTGGGGTTGGCGCAGACGTAGCCAATGAGGCAAACCAGCCACTAGTTCTTTAGTGCCGATACATGGGCCAATAAGGTCGGCATCAACGCGAGCTCCAAAGCGACGAGCTAACCACGCACTGGCGGCTTCTCTCATTTCGATCGTGCCCGCGGGAGGCGGATAACCGCGTACCGCATTGGTCTTGGCCAGGACATCAGCCACGAAGGATGGTGGCGGATCAGAAGGGGTACCGATCGACAAATCGACCATGCCGCCGTTGTGACTGCTGGCGATTTCCGCTAATGACGCTAAGCGATCATGAGGATATGGCGGTGGTACGAAAGCTGCGTTTGTTGCCATCAGCGCAACATCCTTTAAAAAATCACTAAACCGACCAAGCCATGGTGACACAGCATCAACAGATGACAACTATTTCACCGAGCTGTTAGGGCTATGCTGAGCTCGCTCAGCATAGCCCTCATCGAAACCTATTCGACCAAAAACTCACTCAGCTGAGCAGTGGCCGAATCGTCTAAACGTACTCGCATCCGCATACCATGCTCTTCGGTGCTTTCACTCAAGACCTCACCTTCACGGTGAAGTCGAGCCAACACGTCGCCACGGTCGAAGGGAACCATCAACTCCACCAGTTGAGTTAAGGCCCGCAGCCGATCACCAAGAGCCAGCAAGAACTCTGGTATGCCCTCGCCCGTTTGGGCCGAAATAGCGACAGCATCGGGGTAATGACGTCTAATGAAATCAAGATCGGAGACGGCGTCAATTTTGTTGATGACCAGTATTTCTGGCACCCGATCAGCCCCGATTTCAAACAGCACCGACCGCACCGCGTCAATATTCGCAGCGATGTCGGGCGCGGTGGCGTCAACCAGATGGATTAGCAGGTCAGCTTCACTCACGATCTCCAAAGTCGACTTAAACGCCTCAACCAACTGGTGAGGCAGCTTTTTAACAAACCCCACGGTGTCGGTAAGCAAAATGGCTTCACCGCCTGGCAGCTGCAAACGCCGGGTAGTGGGATCAAGGGTGGCAAAGAGCCGGTCTTCTACCAAGACGTCAGCTTCGGTGAGGTGGTTCAACAGTGTCGACTTGCCAGCGTTGGTGTAGCCGACGATTGACACTTGGTGGAATGGAGAACGCTGCCGTGCTTTTCGCTGATTGTGCCGGTGACGTTCGATTTCAACCAAATCACGTTCGAGTTTGTGGATCAGCCGATCGACACGACGACGGTCTACCTCAAGTTGGGTTTCACCTGGGCCGCGACGGGCACCAATGCCACCGGCTTGTTGTGACAGCGATAGCCCCTTGCCTCGTAAACGGGGTAGGCGATACCGCAGTAATGCCAGCTGCACCTGCGCCTTACCTTCGACGGTATGCGCGTTTTGAGCAAAAATATCGAGAATTACAGCGGTACGGTCGATGGCCGAGCGCCCCAAAAGCTTTTCTAAATTACCTTGTTGCGCTGGGGTGATTTCATCGTCAAAGACCACCGTGTCGGCATCCACCGCGTTGGCAATCACCAAAATTTCTTCGACCTTGCCTTTGCCCACATAGGTGGCCGGATCGGCAGTGGTGCGACGCTGGATTACCCGGGCGACTTCATCCGCCCCAGCGGTATCGACCAAGAGCGCCAATTCATCGAGCGAAGCGTTGGTTTCATCATCGTTGCCGTGGGGCCAAGTCACACCCACCAACACGATTTTTTCGCGGAAAGTACGCTCAATGTAACCAACGCGACCAACTTCTTCAGCAAAGCTCATCGCACCACCTTGTGAAGCGCGAGAACATTGTGTTTGGAAAGAATCATTGGTTTAACTAGTGCTGCGGTGATGTATTGCGCGATGAACACCCCTTAACGGTTGGTTTGGTTATCCCAAATTTGAAGTAGCGACGACAGAAGCTGCTCACTCTCACCAATGGTAGCGGTTTCATCGTTCGCGCCATCTCGCGTATTGAGCCAGATAATGCGTGGGTCGCGTCGAAACCAGCGTTCCTGACGTCGGGCAAACTGTCGGGTGCGTCGAATGGCCAGCTCTAGCGCATCATCCAAGGTAGTTTCACCAGTTATAAAACCAGCAAGTTCTTTGTATCCCAAAGCTTGGCTCGCGGTACGCGACCAGCCTCTTGGGTGCGACAAGAGCTGGGTAACCTCATCCAGGAATCCTGCCGCCATCTGTTGTTGATAACGACTGGCGATACGCTCATCTAGCCAAGCACGCTCTCGCTTGATTCCAACCAGTACAAAAGATGTGGCCGGATAGTTTTCAAGGCCGGGTCCAAAACTTGAAAAAGGCTGACCGCTGCCAACACACACCTCTAATGCTCGCAGGATTCGCCGACGATTATTTGGCTCCATTCGACTAGCCGCCAACGGATCAAGGACCATCAACCGCTGATGCAATGCCAAGGTGTCGGCCTCGGCTTC contains:
- the miaA gene encoding tRNA (adenosine(37)-N6)-dimethylallyltransferase MiaA, which codes for MNVNGIGMIPPPLAIVGTTASGKSALAMALARRRPDIEIVSVDSMQVYRGMDIGTAKASAADQAEVPHHGLDLVEPWQDFTLTQFQSEVNAAIYDVARRNKRALLVGGTGLYLRSVIDDLTIPPRFPEVLAELEAEADTLALHQRLMVLDPLAASRMEPNNRRRILRALEVCVGSGQPFSSFGPGLENYPATSFVLVGIKRERAWLDERIASRYQQQMAAGFLDEVTQLLSHPRGWSRTASQALGYKELAGFITGETTLDDALELAIRRTRQFARRQERWFRRDPRIIWLNTRDGANDETATIGESEQLLSSLLQIWDNQTNR
- the hflX gene encoding GTPase HflX, with product MSFAEEVGRVGYIERTFREKIVLVGVTWPHGNDDETNASLDELALLVDTAGADEVARVIQRRTTADPATYVGKGKVEEILVIANAVDADTVVFDDEITPAQQGNLEKLLGRSAIDRTAVILDIFAQNAHTVEGKAQVQLALLRYRLPRLRGKGLSLSQQAGGIGARRGPGETQLEVDRRRVDRLIHKLERDLVEIERHRHNQRKARQRSPFHQVSIVGYTNAGKSTLLNHLTEADVLVEDRLFATLDPTTRRLQLPGGEAILLTDTVGFVKKLPHQLVEAFKSTLEIVSEADLLIHLVDATAPDIAANIDAVRSVLFEIGADRVPEILVINKIDAVSDLDFIRRHYPDAVAISAQTGEGIPEFLLALGDRLRALTQLVELMVPFDRGDVLARLHREGEVLSESTEEHGMRMRVRLDDSATAQLSEFLVE